The following proteins come from a genomic window of Desulfotignum phosphitoxidans DSM 13687:
- a CDS encoding aldehyde dehydrogenase family protein, with protein sequence MISHPSILEPDIEALGIFTRQTRACLEKPFIPLKTRLNLLNTIEEILKENDQAICKAIQADFGNRSFHETRILEISPCLMGLRYTRKRLKKWMKPQRRDVSMIFWGGRNRVIPQAKGVVGIITPWNYPLFLAVSPMTSALAAGNRVMVKQAAQSQHLCRLLQDLFSSKIGSEYIRFLPGVSASIFSALSFNHLVFTGSPRTGKTVMQTAAQNLVPVTLELGGKSPVILADDFDMTTAVRRILFAKLMNAGQTCIAPDYIFVPENKIDRFIQTASKVAQELYPDIASPDYTAIIDQQAFDRLMDTLADARENGGRMISLLDGPEAILEHKKI encoded by the coding sequence ATGATATCGCATCCATCCATCCTTGAACCAGATATCGAAGCCCTTGGAATATTTACCCGTCAGACCCGAGCCTGCCTGGAGAAACCGTTTATTCCTTTGAAAACACGGCTGAATCTTCTCAACACCATCGAAGAAATTCTGAAGGAAAACGATCAGGCCATCTGCAAGGCCATCCAAGCTGATTTCGGAAACCGGTCCTTTCACGAAACCCGGATCCTTGAAATATCCCCCTGCCTGATGGGCCTGAGATATACCCGCAAACGGCTTAAAAAATGGATGAAGCCCCAGCGCCGTGACGTTTCCATGATTTTTTGGGGCGGCAGGAACCGGGTTATTCCCCAGGCCAAGGGCGTGGTGGGCATCATCACCCCCTGGAATTACCCGCTGTTTCTGGCGGTCAGCCCCATGACCAGCGCCCTGGCCGCCGGCAACCGAGTCATGGTGAAACAGGCGGCCCAGTCTCAACATCTGTGCCGCCTGCTTCAGGACCTGTTTTCCTCCAAAATAGGTTCGGAGTACATCCGTTTTCTGCCCGGGGTATCTGCTTCCATTTTTTCCGCACTGTCCTTCAACCACCTGGTTTTCACCGGATCTCCCCGGACAGGAAAAACCGTGATGCAGACTGCGGCCCAAAATCTGGTCCCGGTCACCCTGGAACTGGGGGGCAAGTCCCCGGTAATCCTGGCCGATGATTTTGATATGACAACCGCAGTGAGGCGCATCCTGTTCGCAAAACTCATGAACGCCGGCCAGACCTGCATTGCACCGGATTACATCTTTGTTCCGGAAAACAAAATAGACCGGTTCATTCAAACGGCCAGTAAAGTGGCCCAGGAGCTTTATCCGGACATTGCCTCTCCCGACTATACCGCCATCATCGATCAACAGGCATTCGACCGGCTTATGGATACGCTTGCGGATGCCAGAGAAAATGGCGGCCGGATGATCTCTTTGCTGGACGGGCCGGAAGCCATTCTGGAACACAAAAAAATTT
- a CDS encoding AbrB/MazE/SpoVT family DNA-binding domain-containing protein, which produces MRVTIKGQVTIPRHIREKLGILPATEIAFVEEKDRVYIVKKKDPGNRNNPFRKLRGVATVRMTTDEIMALTRKD; this is translated from the coding sequence ATGCGTGTGACGATAAAAGGACAGGTCACGATCCCCCGGCATATCCGTGAAAAACTGGGAATTCTTCCTGCCACGGAAATCGCATTTGTTGAGGAAAAAGACCGTGTCTATATTGTAAAAAAGAAAGATCCGGGAAATCGAAATAATCCATTTCGAAAACTCAGGGGTGTGGCAACTGTCAGAATGACAACCGATGAAATAATGGCCTTGACAAGGAAGGATTGA
- a CDS encoding PIN domain-containing protein: MDGILVDSNIILDVFLDDPNWADWSESKLLEFSSMKKLFINPIIYILYQKQAQSTSTNFGFF, from the coding sequence ATGGACGGCATTCTGGTTGATTCCAATATTATTCTGGACGTTTTTCTTGATGATCCCAATTGGGCAGATTGGTCGGAATCCAAACTTCTGGAATTCAGCTCCATGAAAAAATTATTCATTAATCCAATTATATATATACTTTATCAGAAACAAGCCCAGAGTACAAGCACTAATTTTGGTTTTTTCTAA